A single region of the Salipaludibacillus sp. LMS25 genome encodes:
- a CDS encoding SMI1/KNR4 family protein produces MCDWKENIATMVLVKQELMEIDKENLWPHHFPEVAASDKDIESLELQLGYDLDPIYRGFLKYANGWKGFYQTIRLFGTKELNQSIIMKYAQTLLGVIEDDVLNESQLSRYNSLPIAATSFDKDLFVLGMPNSEISGKVIWFAGEEIDRFENFNEFFLAMIDFNRNEILALK; encoded by the coding sequence ATGTGTGATTGGAAAGAAAACATAGCAACCATGGTTTTAGTAAAGCAAGAATTAATGGAAATTGACAAAGAAAATTTATGGCCTCATCATTTTCCCGAAGTAGCCGCAAGTGATAAAGATATTGAATCACTTGAATTGCAATTGGGCTATGACTTAGATCCTATTTATAGAGGTTTTCTTAAGTATGCTAATGGATGGAAAGGTTTTTATCAAACGATCCGTCTATTTGGGACAAAAGAATTAAATCAATCAATCATCATGAAATACGCTCAAACACTATTAGGTGTTATTGAAGATGACGTACTAAATGAGAGCCAGCTTTCACGATATAACTCATTACCCATCGCAGCCACTTCTTTTGATAAAGATTTATTTGTTTTAGGAATGCCAAATTCAGAGATCTCTGGTAAGGTTATATGGTTTGCAGGGGAAGAAATTGATCGGTTTGAGAATTTTAATGAATTTTTCTTAGCAATGATTGATTTTAACCGCAACGAAATACTTGCATTAAAATAA
- a CDS encoding DNA-binding protein, which produces MVQKVITDLMVVEIISESGEKMGQPTKDEIIYKLNVILQGKLSREEVADWASEYVMQDEPNIIDEKVWEFLKVVSGVDIKDSPEEYLHVEQDLEDWIKKYSSN; this is translated from the coding sequence GTGGTTCAAAAGGTCATTACCGATTTGATGGTAGTGGAAATTATATCGGAAAGTGGTGAAAAAATGGGTCAGCCAACAAAAGACGAGATTATTTATAAATTAAATGTGATTTTACAAGGAAAACTTTCAAGAGAAGAAGTTGCGGACTGGGCTTCTGAATATGTAATGCAGGATGAACCAAATATCATTGATGAGAAAGTGTGGGAATTTCTTAAAGTTGTATCTGGAGTCGATATAAAAGATAGTCCAGAAGAATATTTGCATGTTGAACAAGACCTTGAGGACTGGATAAAGAAATATTCTAGTAACTAA
- the istA gene encoding IS21 family transposase: protein MLAVAQIDYIRHEVNQKGKKYAGVAKSMGIDPRTVTKYANKEEFEARQPQKRKARVMDPVKPILDKWIKEDLKKKKKNHRTAKKMFEQLVTFHSFEGSDRSVRDYVSKRKKELADYHKEAALPLESIPGTAQVDFGTAPFKYQAEVIDLPYLVMSFPFSNTFYFQVFPSENTECLLEGLQRMFSHMGGVPATIRFDNLSPAVKKIKSKGNRDLTDTFERFVLHYGFKYEFCNPGKGNEKGHVEAMVKYVRNNFLLPECTVVNLDSFNETLWGLAEQDRERLHYKKQGLQSALFREDEKAWLLLPEKPFDCAHYKKAKADKYGIVTVDNKEYSTSPRFAGQSVKLQITYNSIVVLNEDNEVIVKHHRLYGVKRRSMVWQPYLDLLSKRPKAIKYSSIYDHFPYTWSKYLKDCTEEEQKSALRLLGKLLKNNDFTLLNKALEMASFHGHPNTDQIKHCFYSLLNQNESYKTIRPQFKLPDVPQATRGLSHYDSFFQEGGGANE from the coding sequence ATGTTAGCAGTGGCACAAATTGATTATATCAGACATGAAGTGAATCAAAAAGGTAAAAAGTATGCCGGTGTGGCAAAGAGCATGGGGATCGATCCCCGTACGGTTACAAAGTATGCAAATAAGGAAGAATTCGAGGCTAGACAGCCTCAGAAACGTAAAGCAAGAGTTATGGATCCTGTGAAGCCTATTTTAGATAAATGGATCAAGGAGGATCTGAAAAAGAAAAAGAAGAACCATCGTACGGCTAAGAAAATGTTTGAGCAGTTAGTAACGTTTCATAGTTTCGAAGGTTCAGATCGATCAGTTAGGGATTATGTTTCTAAACGAAAAAAGGAACTAGCGGATTATCATAAAGAAGCTGCCCTCCCTCTTGAATCAATTCCAGGAACAGCTCAAGTGGATTTTGGGACAGCCCCTTTTAAATATCAAGCAGAGGTTATCGACCTTCCGTATTTAGTCATGTCATTCCCGTTTAGTAATACGTTTTATTTTCAGGTGTTTCCTTCGGAAAATACAGAGTGCTTACTAGAAGGATTACAACGAATGTTTAGTCATATGGGCGGAGTGCCAGCAACAATCCGGTTTGATAATTTATCCCCTGCGGTGAAAAAGATAAAGAGCAAAGGGAACCGGGATCTCACCGACACGTTTGAACGCTTTGTCCTGCATTATGGTTTTAAGTATGAGTTCTGTAATCCAGGCAAAGGAAACGAAAAAGGTCATGTGGAAGCCATGGTTAAGTACGTTCGTAATAATTTTCTTCTTCCGGAGTGTACTGTCGTTAACCTTGATTCGTTTAATGAAACTTTGTGGGGACTGGCAGAACAGGATCGGGAACGACTGCATTATAAAAAACAAGGTCTACAATCCGCGTTGTTTAGAGAAGATGAGAAAGCGTGGCTGCTTCTTCCGGAGAAACCCTTCGATTGTGCACATTATAAGAAAGCGAAAGCAGATAAATATGGGATTGTCACAGTGGACAACAAGGAATACTCCACTTCCCCTCGATTTGCGGGACAGAGCGTAAAACTACAGATCACTTATAACTCTATTGTCGTATTGAACGAGGATAACGAGGTGATTGTGAAACATCACCGCTTATACGGTGTGAAGAGGAGATCCATGGTATGGCAGCCTTATCTTGATCTTCTTTCGAAGCGCCCAAAAGCCATTAAGTATTCAAGTATATACGATCACTTTCCTTATACCTGGTCAAAATATTTAAAAGACTGTACGGAGGAAGAACAAAAATCAGCCTTACGGCTTTTAGGAAAATTGCTTAAAAATAATGATTTCACCCTTTTAAATAAAGCTTTAGAGATGGCATCTTTCCACGGGCATCCGAACACCGACCAGATTAAACATTGTTTTTATTCGTTACTGAACCAAAATGAAAGTTATAAGACTATCAGGCCACAATTTAAGCTGCCTGATGTCCCACAAGCGACTCGGGGGCTCTCTCATTATGATTCCTTCTTCCAGGAAGGTGGTGGCGCAAATGAATGA